A stretch of Campylobacter concisus DNA encodes these proteins:
- a CDS encoding ABC transporter substrate-binding protein has protein sequence MLAGELLKSHFAKFDLVEVLSKFLEQSHFDKEKFDLLKQNNFKNLDKNIKQEIVGTAGFKEFFDEKFQSFLCELIQSKVLIISGKEYKFSELEIYTCFDANTYKRQCEAGEIYFHNFGFDISFKSEPSLYGGILVRSLKPLNGQNFILGPRKCALHILNSKMSNLNFDLKEADFRKDEITFTSRIRSFGDENQQKNDRLRAFTAEFEKALEFDENYKKRLNAYKKG, from the coding sequence ATGCTAGCTGGCGAGCTACTTAAAAGCCATTTTGCTAAATTTGATTTAGTGGAGGTGCTTAGTAAATTTTTAGAGCAAAGTCATTTTGATAAAGAAAAATTTGATCTGCTTAAACAAAATAACTTTAAAAATTTAGATAAAAATATAAAACAAGAGATAGTTGGGACTGCTGGTTTTAAAGAGTTTTTTGATGAGAAATTTCAGAGTTTTTTATGCGAGCTTATACAAAGTAAAGTTTTAATTATTTCTGGCAAAGAGTATAAATTTAGCGAGCTTGAAATCTATACTTGTTTTGACGCAAATACCTACAAAAGACAGTGCGAGGCAGGAGAGATTTACTTTCACAACTTTGGCTTTGACATATCTTTTAAAAGCGAGCCATCGCTTTATGGTGGCATTTTAGTAAGAAGCCTAAAGCCATTAAATGGGCAAAATTTTATCTTGGGACCAAGAAAATGTGCCTTGCATATCTTAAATAGCAAAATGAGCAATTTAAACTTTGATCTAAAAGAGGCTGATTTTAGAAAAGATGAGATTACTTTTACGTCACGTATTAGATCATTTGGTGATGAAAACCAGCAAAAAAATGATCGTCTTAGAGCATTTACTGCTGAGTTTGAAAAAGCCTTAGAGTTTGATGAAAATTATAAAAAGAGATTAAATGCCTATAAAAAGGGGTGA
- a CDS encoding TPM domain-containing protein, which yields MKKIFTLLFFTFCFCFAINFNEQINDEAQIFSKNEKAELLSLVQNYEQNSTTQIAIVTLKSLENKSIEEISLEIARGYKLGQKQSSNGALLIIAPNERKVRIEVGYGLEGVLTDAISSQIINDVIVPKFKQGDMGGGVIDGIRAIIKVASGEEFESVSDDEEIPFGIVAFFAGMISCFVSGFLGKFFMRIGFSACFAGLISTVFEQFFGVQNYFIVFAVVFVIFFIILKNAFKRNTQSKNAHSGFRRDRSDSNSSGGGHSSSSRSGGFSGGGGGFGGGGASGSW from the coding sequence ATGAAGAAAATTTTTACTCTTTTATTTTTTACATTTTGCTTTTGTTTTGCCATAAATTTTAACGAGCAGATAAATGATGAGGCCCAAATTTTCTCTAAAAATGAGAAGGCTGAGCTTTTAAGCTTGGTGCAAAATTACGAGCAAAATAGTACGACACAAATTGCTATCGTGACGCTTAAATCACTAGAAAATAAAAGTATAGAAGAGATCTCTCTTGAGATAGCTAGAGGCTACAAGCTGGGACAAAAACAAAGCAGTAACGGAGCGCTTTTAATAATCGCTCCAAACGAGAGAAAAGTACGTATAGAAGTTGGCTATGGGCTTGAAGGTGTGCTAACTGACGCTATATCAAGCCAGATCATAAATGATGTGATAGTACCTAAATTTAAGCAAGGAGATATGGGTGGTGGTGTGATAGATGGCATAAGAGCCATCATAAAAGTGGCTAGTGGTGAAGAATTTGAAAGTGTGAGTGATGATGAAGAGATACCATTTGGAATAGTTGCCTTTTTTGCTGGCATGATCTCGTGTTTTGTCTCTGGCTTTTTAGGTAAATTTTTTATGCGAATTGGCTTTAGTGCGTGTTTTGCAGGACTGATATCTACGGTATTTGAGCAATTTTTTGGCGTGCAAAATTACTTCATTGTCTTTGCCGTTGTGTTTGTAATATTTTTTATTATTTTAAAAAATGCTTTTAAAAGAAATACTCAAAGCAAAAATGCACATAGTGGTTTTAGGCGTGATAGATCAGACTCAAATAGCAGTGGCGGCGGCCATTCAAGCAGTTCAAGAAGTGGTGGCTTTAGTGGCGGCGGAGGCGGTTTCGGTGGAGGTGGGGCAAGCGGCAGCTGGTAA
- a CDS encoding CinA family protein: MRQSILIIGEDLEINREFLNYIFQSYEDHFGELGVVSFAPKNSKELPFIIENLSKDYDFVSIFGSDENFAIAAKIIATLTGGSLELKDNTTLALKDSLDYSKNSFLASLNNAQINLIKANPNEELGEFLTEYEPDFSYFHLIDIDADSAKILMLPLAKTYEVDITLAQTLPNLILVRAKSNKFGQIESFLQGVKTLFSQKFIPQKDVIKFVAKRLIQKGLKISFAESCTAGLAAAKFARYGGVSASFDGSLVTYANHIKHEWLGVEDEILDTYGAVSEPCVKEMVKGTLSTTNADFALAISGIAGPGGGTASKPVGTVYVAAGDKDGNIEVERLLLKGDRNYVREQSVLSAYLCLLRLKSEIFFA, translated from the coding sequence ATGAGACAAAGTATCTTAATAATAGGCGAAGATCTTGAGATAAATAGAGAATTTCTAAACTACATTTTTCAAAGTTACGAGGATCATTTTGGCGAGCTTGGAGTGGTTAGTTTTGCTCCAAAAAATAGCAAAGAGCTACCTTTTATAATAGAAAATTTATCAAAAGATTACGACTTTGTAAGCATTTTTGGCTCAGATGAAAATTTTGCCATCGCTGCAAAGATTATAGCGACTCTAACTGGGGGCTCGCTCGAGCTAAAAGATAACACGACACTTGCACTTAAAGATAGCTTAGACTACTCAAAAAATAGCTTTTTAGCCAGCCTAAATAACGCCCAGATAAATCTCATAAAAGCTAATCCAAATGAAGAGCTAGGCGAGTTTCTCACCGAGTACGAGCCTGATTTTAGCTACTTTCACCTAATAGACATCGACGCAGATAGCGCTAAGATCCTTATGCTGCCACTTGCTAAAACTTACGAGGTTGATATTACTCTTGCACAGACCCTGCCAAATTTGATACTAGTAAGGGCAAAAAGTAATAAATTTGGCCAGATTGAGAGCTTTTTACAAGGTGTAAAGACGCTATTTTCACAAAAATTTATCCCACAAAAAGATGTGATCAAATTTGTAGCAAAGAGGCTCATACAAAAGGGGCTTAAAATTTCATTTGCCGAGTCTTGCACAGCTGGGCTAGCAGCGGCTAAATTTGCAAGATATGGTGGTGTTTCAGCTAGCTTTGATGGCTCCTTGGTAACCTACGCAAATCACATAAAGCACGAGTGGCTGGGTGTCGAGGATGAAATTTTAGATACCTATGGCGCCGTGAGCGAGCCTTGCGTAAAGGAGATGGTAAAAGGCACACTAAGCACTACAAATGCGGACTTTGCACTTGCGATTAGCGGTATAGCAGGACCTGGTGGGGGCACAGCCAGCAAACCAGTTGGCACGGTCTACGTGGCAGCCGGAGATAAAGACGGTAACATCGAGGTTGAGAGGCTTCTTTTAAAAGGAGATCGCAACTACGTTAGAGAGCAAAGCGTTCTGAGCGCCTATCTATGCCTACTTCGCCTAAAAAGTGAGATATTTTTCGCATAA